A single region of the Vicia villosa cultivar HV-30 ecotype Madison, WI linkage group LG4, Vvil1.0, whole genome shotgun sequence genome encodes:
- the LOC131599052 gene encoding vacuolar protein sorting-associated protein 2 homolog 2-like yields MNLNIFKKKTSPKEALRQSKRDMSVATRGIEREIASLQMEEKKLVAEIKREAKTGNEAATRILARQLVRLRQQITNLQGSRAQIRGVATHTQALYASTSISTGMKGATKAMVAMNKQMAPAKQAKVIQEFQKQSAQMDMTIEMMSESIDETLDKDEAEEESEELTNQVLDEIGVDIASQLSSAPKGRIASRNTENVAARSESQDVEELEKRLASLRRI; encoded by the exons ATGAATTTGAACATCTTCAAGAAGAAAACCTCACCCAAAG AAGCTTTGAGGCAAAGTAAGAGAGACATGTCTGTTGCAACTAGAG GAATTGAAAGAGAGATAGCATCTCTTCAGATGGAG GAAAAGAAGTTGGTGGCAGAGATTAAAAGAGAAGCAAAAACTGGAAATGAG GCTGCTACAAGAATCCTGGCTCGTCAACTTGTTAGGTTACGCCAACAGATAACCAATTTGCAGGGAAGTCGCGCTCAGATCAGGGGTGTAGCAACTCATACACAG GCATTATATGCAAGCACTTCAATCTCTACAGGGATGAAGGGTGCAACTAAAGCAATGGTAGCAATGAATAAG CAAATGGCACCGGCAAAGCAGGCTAAAGTGATTCAAGAATTCCAAAAACAATCAGCACAGATGGACATGACG ATTGAGATGATGTCAGAATCTATTGATGAAACTTTAGACAAAGAtgaagccgaggaagaatcagaagagcTCACTAACCAG GTTCTTGATGAAATTGGAGTGGATATTGCATCCCAG TTATCTTCTGCTCCGAAAGGTCGGATTGCGTCAAGGAATACGGAAAATGTTGCTGCAAG ATCAGAATCCCAAGATGTTGAAGAACTTGAAAAGAGATTGGCATCTCTCCGAAGAATATAA